A portion of the Thunnus maccoyii chromosome 20, fThuMac1.1, whole genome shotgun sequence genome contains these proteins:
- the LOC121887159 gene encoding hydroxycarboxylic acid receptor 2-like translates to MTISNFTTSIPGGGSSNGSGCPPVDDSPEAVILLSVIVALGLPGNIVALWIFCFKLKAWNPNNLFLFNLVIADFLVLMSLPLRIDDFVRGHWVFGDDLCRINIFLVFSSRSASIILMTVVAIYRYFKVVHPHHRFNRLTKRQAAYMLVFVWLLAISLSVPMLAYNHIKSSANSTRCIFFTTSSFTNLVTMRRILTVPSFIIPLAMLLFCSIRISSFLRQRQMGKPEKVRKAMRVCNAIVAMFIVCFLPTTVTTIGLWVIRSYHPQDCDTLYTFIRLSIVSGGLNLLNSALDPILYIFSSSMFKKALCSSLPRFLRCSQVTGDAEMTASSTESQSTTQQEPKSMRADRGNEAM, encoded by the exons ATGACCATTTCAAACTTCACGACTTCAATCCCTGGTGGTGGAAGCAGCAATGGCAGTGGATGCCCACCAGTTGATGATTCACCGGAGGCTGTGATCCTGTTATCAGTCATCGTTGCACTGGGACTGCCAGGAAACATAGTTGCTCTGTGGATCTTTTGCTTTAAACTGAAGGCCTGGAACCCCAACAACCTGTTCCTCTTCAACCTGGTTATCGCCGACTTCCTGGTTCTCATGAGTCTTCCTCTCAGGATCGATGACTTTGTCAGGGGCCACTGGGTGTTTGGTGATGACTTGTGCAGGATCAACATCTTCCTGGTATTTTCCAGCCGCTCAGCCAGCATCATACTCATGACCGTGGTGGCAATTTATCGCTACTTTAAG GTGGTCCATCCTCACCACCGGTTCAACCGTTTGACCAAGAGACAGGCTGCatacatgttagtgtttgtCTGGCTGTTGGCCATCAGTCTTTCGGTTCCCATGCTGGCTTACAACCACATCAAAAGCAGTGCCAACAGCACCCGGTGCATATTCTTCACTACTTCTTCATTCACCAATCTGGTAACCATGCGCCGCATCCTGACAGTGCCGTCGTTCATCATCCCACTGGCCATGCTGCTGTTCTGCTCCATCCGGATTTCCAGCTTCCTGAGGCAGCGGCAGATGGGAAAACCTGAAAAGGTGCGCAAGGCGATGAGGGTGTGCAACGCCATCGTCGCCATGTTCATAGTGTGCTTCTTACCGACCACGGTGACGACCATCGGGTTGTGGGTCATCCGCTCGTATCACCCGCAGGACTGTGACACCCTCTACACTTTCATCCGGCTCTCCATTGTGTCTGGGGGGCTGAACTTACTGAACTCGGCCCTGGACCCCATCTTGTACATCTTCTCCAGCTCCATGTTCAAAAAGGCGCTTTGCAGCTCGCTTCCCCGTTTCCTGCGCTGCAGTCAGGTCACAGGAGACGCTGAGATGACTGCATCCTCAACTGAAAGTCAGTCGACCACCCAGCAGGAACCGAAATCCATGAGGGCTGACAGAGGGAATGAAGCCATGTAA
- the LOC121887333 gene encoding stonustoxin subunit alpha-like translates to MQCSMEAVIKKIPSFNFEGKADIKLTKEEKALTEKFSCKFYGDIIFESNPATFEGAVKTYVLLPKLLGENVENGVPLKVWMMPLKNLDPTAAEVKNGFSVGLVRKAQNALEDLHPLEKGCNDFLEEKVVNDFPKIREKWHIFQTLCVYFRSILQETMEKKLPLIRAGEEDESKLQKIIEDRDKSPFSHEKLTKWMDDNERQINIIRSCVEMMEGIKIIPNQSELDEVVFAPGIEDVLCSETTDPYPQAMADYLDSFKSQGAKGVTPPTQEQWYYSDQTPVISHWIQTQQTLNSLCVRTTRRRHGAKQSYPGLPQRFDYFHQVMCREELTVRCYWEVEWSVGKSEDVAVGVSYKGMFWEGKDDQCRL, encoded by the exons ATGCAATGCAGCATGGAAGCTGTGATAAAAAAGATTccttcatttaattttgaggGCAAAGCTGACATCAAGCTGACTAAGGAAGAAAAGGCCCTGACTGAGAAATTCTCTTGCAAATTCTACGGGGACATCATCTTCGAAAGCAACCCTGCAACGTTTGAAGGTGCAGTCAAGACATACGTGCTACTTCCAAAGCTACTGGGGGAAAATGTAGAGAATGGTGTCCCTCTGAAGGTCTGGATGATGCCGTTGAAGAATTTGGATCCCACAGCTGCTGAGGTGAAGAATGGATTCAGTGTTGGACTTGTGAGAAAGGCTCAGAATGCTCTGGAAGACCTGCATCCTCTGGAAAAAGGATGCAACGATTTCCTGGAGGAAAAGGTGGTAAATGATTTTCCGAAGATTCGAGAAAAGTGGCACATTTTCCAGACACTCTGTGTCTATTTCAGATCCATACTCCAAGAGACCATGGAAAAGAAACTTCCCTTGATCCGGGCAGGTGAAGAAGATGAGAGCAAACTGCAGAAAATCATTGAAGACAGAGATAAATCGCCATTCAGTCATGAAAAACTAACCAAGTGGATGGATGATAACGAGAGACAAATCAACATCATCAGGTCCTGTGTGGAGATGATGGAGGGAATAAAGATCATCCCAAATCAGTCAGAGTTGGATGAAGTGGTTTTTGCTCCAGGTATTGAGGATGTTCTGTGCTCTGAAACTACTGACCCCTACCCTCAGGCAATGGCCGACTACTTGGATTCCTTTAAATCACAAGGTGCTAAGGGTGTCACTCCACCAACACAGGAGCAGTGGTACTACTCAGATCAG ACACCTGTGATCTCACACTGGATCCAGACACAGCAAACATTGAACTCACTCTGTGTGAGGACAACAAGAAGGCGACATGGAGCAAAGCAGTCGTATCCTGGTCTCCCACAGAGATTTGATTACTTTCATCAGGTTATGTGCAGAGAGGAGCTCACTGTgcgctgttactgggaggtggagtggagtgTTGGCAAAAGTGAAGATGTGGCTGTGGGTGTTAGCTACAAAGGAATGTTTTGGGAAGGAAAAGATGACCAGTGCAGGCTTTGA
- the LOC121887164 gene encoding hydroxycarboxylic acid receptor 2-like: MLNLTTPIPGGGGSNGSGCQPVSILLGVVILLPIPTIILGLLGNIVALWIFCFKLKAWNPNNLFLFNLVIADFLVLMSLPLRIDDFLRSHWVFGDGLCSISLFLMFSNRSASMALMTVLAIYRYFKVVHPHHWFSLMTKRQAAYMLVFVWLLVISLWVPILTNNHTEVRGNRTRCLYFTCSSHFILVAMHRILTVLEFIIPMAILLFCTIRISSFLRERQMGKPEKVRKAMRVCTAIVVVFMVCFFPNMLTTIGMWVIHSYCMEDCATFKILTKLTFVALGLNFLNSALDPIVYVFSSSMFRKALCSSLPHFLRCGQDTGDAEKTASSTESQSTTQQQL; the protein is encoded by the exons atgttaaacttAACAACTCCGATCCCCGGTGGTGGAGGCAGCAATGGCAGTGGATGCCAACCAGTCAGTATTCTACTGGGGGTCGTGATCCTGCTTCCCATCCCCACCATCATACTGGGGCTGCTGGGAAACATAGTTGCTCTGTGGATCTTTTGCTTTAAACTGAAGGCCTGGAACCCCAACAACCTGTTCCTCTTCAACCTGGTTATCGCCGACTTCCTGGTTCTCATGAGTCTTCCTCTCAGGATCGATGACTTTCTCAGGAGCCACTGGGTGTTTGGTGATGGCTTGTGCAGTATCAGCCTCTTCCTGATGTTTTCCAACCGCTCAGCCAGCATGGCGCTCATGACCGTGTTGGCAATTTACCGCTACTTTAAG GTGGTCCATCCTCACCACTGGTTCAGCCTTATGACCAAGAGACAGGCTGCGTACATGTTAGTGTTTGTCTGGCTGTTGGTCATCAGTCTTTGGGTTCCCATACTGACGAACAACCACACTGAGGTCAGAGGCAACAGGACCCGGTGCTTATACTTCACTTGTTCTTCACACTTCATCCTGGTCGCCATGCACCGCATCCTGACAGTGCTGGAGTTTATCATCCCGATGGCCATTCTGCTGTTCTGCACCATCCGGATTTCCAGCTTCCTGAGGGAGCGGCAGATGGGAAAACCTGAAAAGGTGCGCAAGGCAATGCGGGTGTGTACCGCTATCGTTGTTGTGTTCATGGTGTGCTTCTTTCCCAACATGTTGACGACCATCGGGATGTGGGTCATCCACTCGTACTGCATGGAGGACTGTGCCACCTTCAAAATTTTAACCAAGCTCACCTTCGTGGCTTTGGGGCTGAACTTCCTGAACTCGGCTCTGGACCCCATCGTGTACGTCTTCTCCAGCTCCATGTTCAGGAAAGCGCTCTGCAGCTCGCTTCCCCACTTCCTGCGCTGCGGTCAGGACACAGGCGACGCAGAGAAGACTGCATCCTCAACTGAAAGTCAATCAACCACCCAGCAGCAACTGTAA